DNA from Elaeis guineensis isolate ETL-2024a chromosome 2, EG11, whole genome shotgun sequence:
CAACATATTTTTGTATTTAGACATGCGAGTGTGAGAACATCCACTTGAGCATCTGTGCAAGCGTATTAGGAATTATGTGTGTCCAGCAGCAACCACTGTAACTTCATTAAGGAATGATATTGCTCTTCTGTCACAAATTACCTGTCCATAAGCTGTTCTTTGGTAGCAGTTGGTGGAAGGTATCCAGTAGATAGAGTTCCCCAGTCAACCTGATTGTTGGAATATTTTCTTAGCCAATTTCTGAAGGCAACCACCAAGGTGTCTGACTTAGTTGGCACAAAACAAGCTTTTTGCCAATTAGAAGGGCCAACCTTGGCAATCTTATGCTCCTGTAAAGAATTACTCAGTAAAGAGATACATAATGAAAATGCAACTTCCAGCAAAGTCAAAATTAGACGAACTGGTTGGAAGTAAGACATCAATCATATCAAATTCAAACGATTTCATTGGTAATTATAACGGTAAAGCAGCAGCATGCAGATGTGTAGGGAGAGAGAGTGATTTGGTCGCTATAAAAAAACAAGAAAATGCAATAAAAAGAAAACCAAGGAAATAAGGAAAAGAAACCATATATAAACCATGTAAACATTTTATTCACACATGAATTTATTAATGCACCCTTCTATGACGGTGAAGAATAACATATTGCACCAGCATGGGTTTGGCTTGGAAagcagaaagaaaggaagaatagTAGGATGGTAAGCTCTTCTTAATAGTAGTTATCACATAGGGGCATAGAATGGGAATAACGAAGATTAAAAAGGTAGCCTAACTTTACTGCAAGTTCAACACAATCTGCTGTTTTATAGAATTTCTAAAGTTTCTAACGAAAGCAAAAGATGGGAATCTGATGTTATTTTTTCAAAATGCAATAGCTTGGCTCAGAAAATATGTTTATTGTACCAGATAAACGAAGAGGGAGAACTACATGAATTTTGTAACAGTGAAAGAAGCTGTCTTTCCATTTCCATCAGTACAGCTCAGATATGGCCTGATGGATGTGGGAGGCTTCCCAAAAATATctcttaatttaattatttaaacaagGATGGTAACAGAAATTATGAAGAAACAATCCAAATACTTCCCTCATGTCCCATGTACAACTTTGGAAATGTTATATGAGCAGGTGGTTCCAGTTGATCGGGTTTGGGACATGGATCCACAACTTATTAGGGCACAAAACCACCTTTACTatctcaaaattcaaaaaataaaaccaCCTTTAAACTTCATCTTCGTCTTTTACCTAATCAAGGAAGGTTATAGAAAGAGTGGAGAGAATCTACCATTCTTTTTTATATACAGTATGAttgcataaatatatttatatataattacaaagaTGTCACCAATGTTTTGCATCATCACTTGAAAACACAAGCATGTAACCTCGACTGGAAGCTGGGCTATTTTGGCACTATAAGTCCATTATGAAGAGTTCAGGACAGCCAAGACTAAAGCGTCAGCTCCCAGCATGCACGAGTGTAGTGCATGCACCAATAAAGATGCTTTACACCGATAAAGCATCTGAAGCTTACAGATTTTTCCTAGATGGTTGAGAAGCATGAGACAAAAGGAGCTTAAACAACTGACGAGGTGGCATATTACCTCAACATGAAGAAGGTACAGATCTGAATCTAGAATAAGATTCATTACCACATGATTCATCCACCGAGGAAAAAGTTGTTCTACCCGATCATTGAAATTTCTTAGGAAGACCCAAATCAATCTGCTTCTTCCAGGACTAACTGGAATACACATAAAAATAAGCAGGTGCCTACGTTGTTTCGGCTGGGACTTAGTTGAAGATACCTGAATTAACCCAatgtaaaaaaatgaaaaactgaAAGTGAAAATATCAATTTCCCTTTTTTTATAAGaacttaattaaatagatgtaaaTGATTGCCTCTTGGATATTCAAAGCTGAAACAGAACCATCATTTGAGGGAGGCATAGCATAAAAGATACATGGTGCTACAAACTTGGGATAGCCAAGGCCCTGCTTTGCAAGGAAGCCAGTTATATTTAATGTCTCAATTGTTATCTCTATGGGAAACCCTCCTTCTCGATCAGCCTTAGCTGTGTAAGAATTTTACCAGTCAGTAGTGTTAATCAAAATATACTGAACTAGGCTAGCTCTAATAATGAAGGCAAAGTATGATATAGCTCATTGATGTTTGCAAGACCCATGTGCTCTGATAAACAACAAACTAAGAAATGCTACCCTTATGAGTCCATGCGATGAAAAGAAAACCAATTGAGTTATCAATAAGTACGTATCTGCCAGGAACTTCACGTTTTGGAAGTCTGATTATTCCATGGTGTGCATATGGAACATGAGCAGGGTCCATGAGGTTTTCCATCAGGACTTCATACCTGAAATGTCAATTGGATGATAATTAATGCCTACTGTCAATAAAAGAGGTCAAAAGTAAATGCAATTGGATAATATAAACCAAATAGAAAAAAACATGCAGATAACATGAGCAAATGCAATCCGCTCTCATCAGGTATCAAAAACTTCTCAACTGTAAACCCTTTTAAAAAGTGATTATGGCACAACCTTGTCTAAAATGCAATGCAGTGACATTGCATGAAGAGTTGCTAAGATCTCTAGttttcatcatgctccatttgaaGTTTTAGGTGGTTCCTCCTAACGATATCTTCAAACAAATGATTCATTAGTGCGTTTTCTGCACATCACTGGCTGATTGGTAATTATGTGTCAGGTTTCAACAACTTCAACTGAAAACCATCAAACTAGCTGATCATTGAAATAATTACATCTCAAATGTCAATGACTTCAACTAAATGTCTTTGAAGGAAAGTGATTAATGATGTTATTTAAAGAGCAAGCACCGGTACATCAGTGCATAATAATTTCTAAGACCTGCCCTCTTTTAAGTTTTCATGCATCCTCAATCTCACAACCTAGGTTGCTTATAATAACCATGCCTCTAAACAACTAATTAACAAGGGAGTCTACCAAGCATCACGGTCCAACTGTTAATGTTGTGCTGGTCTAGATAAGCATAAGAAGAAGTGGTTTTATTTATTTAGTTCAGGAGAATAATCAACTGGCCCTTCTTGAGCTGCCTTGATGAATCCTGACGTGAAAAATCCAAGACATGTACAGataccctaaaaaaaaaaaatcttgataaaaaAACTGCCATAATGCTTAACGAGGACATCCAAAAAGTTGTCAAATATGTTCATTTCACACAAGACTGGCACAAAATAAAATATGCATATAGTTGTACGAAAACCATAAAATTAAGCCTCATGCCAACTATTTCAGGTTGGTAAATCACATCCTACATGGTTTTCTGTTTCGTTCCACATATTATGTTCAAGACCTTGGCCACTGATTCCTCAACTTACCTACTCCtagcttttatttttattttttatttttcttgttgcAGCATATATAGGCCCTATCATCAAGATGCACCAAGAAGATTTGAGAACCGGGACATCGGATGAGTCAGCAGAATCCAAGCATCCAAATAGCATAAGAGACCTGATGATTATATCTGCAtaaatgaaaaattagaaattacaagaagaaaaaatgagGAAGCAAATTTAGAATAACAAGTCTCTACTGACTTTACATGGTCTTTAAGTATTTTCATGGAGCCCAAAGTGCGTTTGATCAGGGATCTCAGCAAAATAAACCTACAGGTGTTTCCTTGAATATCTGGAAAGAACATTATTTCTTGCTTCTTTGTGGTgaaaaaagatagatggatgGCTGTTCTAAAGAGTATTGAAGTACGATTCTATCAGAAAGAGAAGTTGAAGCCATCTGCTTAGGAATCTCAGAAAGAACGTTTCAATCAAGCAATCAAGggcatttttttaatataatcaaGGACATCAAACTAATGTCCTTCTTATCCACCTAATACAAGAAGAGAAGTTGATTCTATTGAAATCTTGAAGAGAGATTAGCAAGATATATTGAGCCCTTGGAGCCAACATAACAATTGACTAAACTAATTCAGGTCCCACCTCTATGCTAAAATGCTCTTGATGATTTtgactgttaggatttgacgcctcgagattcagcccacattgagcccacaacgaggttcgcggcgaaaaacggagtccaacgagaccaagatcacctgaaacggagctcggatggaggagatatgagcttttgaagtcggcacgagaatcgaggtggcggaggaccgtcggcgaccggcggcgggcggcagcggcgcagccgcaggcggcggcgcgcaggacgcgcgacccaggcccgcgcaggGGGGgtcccgcggcccaggcgggcgcgcggcccaagcgcgcgcaggcccgcgagcaggcgcggcccaggccagcggcctgctggcccccttgccccggtccaccgtggaccgggcggtccacggcgcggcctgtggaccgcgtgggcgtttcccacgcgtttctcgcggtccacggcactattccgtggaccggagcgcgatcggacggcccagagagatcccggtcttgatccgacggttcagagggttttttggctttgtttaggactcctaatccctctctaattaagttttaaactctgtttaagcctttaaaaaggcttgTGACGAAACAGAGGAGTGGGTGGTTCGTTTTCTCGCCGTCGTACGAacccgtgaagagagagagaggcgagggcgctgagagaggagcaagaggctcctggacagcggtcgccaagctcttcaggggttcaggggggtctccaagagagagagagcttttgtgagaggaacttcaggtgagagagaattgggtgtacaagggttgagggtgaggtctcctcttgtaaaattttcttttcataagtggagtttgcatgccccgtggaggcgagcccttttgtggctgatccacgtattttgattgttttcttttagttttgtttcttctttcttcctgctgcatcgcgtggtactggaaagatcttgggaggtggtgtcctggccagacatccaccgaacaagtgatatcagagcaaggcggtacaagaacgcagattgcagtggtggtgagcaagactgaagatggagaaaacaggaacaatcaagatggagatcaacaagttcgatggtaagagcaatttctccttgtggcaggcaagggtgaaggacgtactcatccaacaggggttgatcgatgctctcttgtgcgatgagaagccgaccaccatggaggtgcgggattggaaacggctacagatgcaggcagtgagtaccatccgcatgtacctggcggatgaggtggtgatccatgtgctgagcgagacttccccgacggtgctgtggtcgaagctcgaggagttgtacatggcgaagtctctcaccaacactcttttcctctggaggcagttttaccaactacggatgactgagagacagagcgtgcaggagcatctgagccacttccagaagatcctcactgaccttctcagcgttggcgagaacgttgaggagaagaccagggcgctggttttgctggcgtcgcttccctcttcgtacgagtccttggtgactgctcttctagtggggaagagcactatcaagatggacgaggtcaccgcggcgatactccagaacgaggttctcaggagggagaacccagcttcgagctcaggtggcgatagctcagctttggtggcttctggaggtgcaggaggcggtagacggagcgacaggagatcgcaacgagggcggtctaagtccaggagggacttgagcaaaaccaggtgttaccggtgtgaggagttggggcatctagccagagattgccctcaactgaaaaatcggacggtggctgctgtagcgacggccagcagcgattcagatggagatgtcctggagatatctgacgaggtatctacttcttcccagcagtggatattagattctgcatgcccctatcatgtgtgttgcagagaggagcagtttgactccctgaagaacagtgagagcactgtatatctgccggatggatcgagctgtgcgatcagaggcattgggacggtcagctggaggacacatgacggtgcagtgaggagattgggggaggtccgatacatacccgatttcaggcggaatcttatctcacttaacagactggattcgagaggctacaggatggtagctggtggaagaatcctgagggtgctacgcggcgataggattgtgctggaggggaagaaggggagcagaggacattattacctggcagggagcccagtgcgaggtggagcatcgggagccaggtggagcccagagcgaggtggagctccaggaggcggatcgggcacgagacaggagactcgggaggacgagaggcgacgtcgcaaggtaaaattcctattgccgcaggatgatgccccgagctggtctcaggtcaggaggagcacagcatacgatggagatgggatcgagcagcctggctcgactcccatgtttgcccatccatgatcagcaggcgattgccccagggcatgggggcgaggagatccagaagctctcggagtttggaggaggccgaatatcgagtcgagatggagattgttaggatttgacgcttcgagattcagcccacattgagcccacagcgatgttcgcggcgaaaaacggagtccaacgagaccaagatcacctgaaacggagctcggatggaggagatacgagcttttgaagtcggcacaagaatcgaggcggcggaggaccaccggcgaccggcggcgggcggcagcggcgcggccgcaggcggcggcgcgcgggacgcgcgacccaggcccgcgcgggacgcgctacccaggcctgcgcggggggggcctgcggcccaggcgggcgcgcggctcaggcgggcgcgcggcccagccgggcgcgcgcaggcccgcgcgcgcgggccggcccaggccagtggcctgctggcccccttgccccggtccaccgtggaccgggcggtccacagcgcggcctgtggaccgcgtgggcgtttcccacgcatttctcgcggtccacggcactattccgtggaccggagcgcgatcggacggcccagagagatcccggtcttgatccgacggttcagaggattttttggctttgtttaggactcctaatccctctctaattaagttttaaactctgtttaagcctttaaaaaggcctgtgacgaaacagaggAGTGGGTGGttcgttttctcgccgccgtacgaacccgtgaagagagagagaggcgagggcgctgagagagaaggagcaggaggctcctggacagcggtcgccaggctcttcaggggttcaggggggtctccaagagagagagagcttttgtgaggggaacttcaggtgagagagaattgggtgtacaagggttgagggtgaggtctcctcttgtaaaatttttttttcataagtgaagtttgcatgccccgtggaggcgagcccttgtatggctgatccacgtattttgattgttttcttttagttttgtttcttctttcttcctgctgcatcgcgtggtactggaaagatcttgggagatggtgtcctggccagacatccacccaacattgaCAATTAGGAATATCTCACAAAGCCCACAGAAGTATCATAAAGAGACTAAGGATTACAAATTGACAATTGATATCTCTTCAAATATTATCAAAGATATCAGATAAGATTTACATTGTAGTGAGGATTTTGAGATGCATGGAGTTTTTATGTGATGAGAAGGTCAAAGTTAGCATCGTGAATATATAGATCTATGTCTTTGTATGGCAggaagaacttggaaagccacaGAATTGAGAATGCAACCAAAAGATCTATTTCTAGCCCAACATATTTTAGTTTCTAAATAAACATCTTCCAGATGACCAAGATGTTATCTTCATGAACCTTGCATCAACAAGAAGCAAGAATTATGCAAAGTCAAGGAATATGCAAATAAATCCCACCATTTACTAGAAGTAATTCATTCAAAGACAAATATAGATGTTCACATGGTACATTTGGAGGCTAAAGCAACACATATAAGGACAGATATCTCTCTTTGCAGTATAGAGTTTCAGGTTGGTTGCCAAGGTCAAATATCAATTTGATCAGTCCGAAGGAAGCACTAAAGCCTCTCATACATTGTTGACCCCTTCCCTCACAGCTTAAGCTTCTGAGTTCCAGCGGTTATTTAACATGGAATTGGAGCCAAAGTTCATGGTTCCAAATCCCATCCAATCCAAATTTACACGTTTACTTTCTTAAATCTTTTCTTCCCTTGACTCATTCCCTATTGAGTTGTTCTTGGCTTGTTCTTATCTTGAGTCATTCTTGACTCTTTCATGCCTCCACGTACATGTTCTGAACTTCACGAGATGGGGTCTTAAGCCTGATTACATTATTAACCCCTTCCCTCACAGCTTAAGATAAAGGTTAGCATGTGAGGGATAGAGTTAAGACCTAATATACGCTGTTGATCCCTTGACTCATTCACACCTTCACATGCCTGATCCGGGCTGCATGGGTTGTTAAGGAGTGATATACATTTGTTGATCCCTTCCTTCAAAGCTTAAACTTTTGGGATCTAATATTTAGCTGACAGTAAGTCTATTATTTGAGGCAGCTGCATCAATCAGGAATATCTAGAAGCCAAAACAGAAGAGAAAAAATGTGGGAAATGCAATATGATTACGACCATGGATCACTAGAACTTGTGGCCCAGCAAGTCTGTGGACCAATAACCCCTTCAGTATACTCCTGATCACATGAGTAGCAGTAACATTGGGGGCTCATTAAACTGTATAATTAGTAATGCTTACTCTAACATAACATCAAGTATCTTGAGTACAGATAGATAGGACTTCTTTACTTTGATTACACATAAAGCAAATGTGTCGATATAACACTCAGAAAAGAAGGATAGGGAGACAAAGGAGTCAAAGGTAAGCAATAAGATGATGATTTGAAAGACAGTGATGATAAACAAGGTAATTGACTAATATCAGCTTGATCTCAAAACATACCAAGGAAGTATGTCATATGTTGAACCAGCAGCTTGAGTCCTTCATAAAGATCAGCAAGCTAGCACTGTTGACAACAGATTTTGACAGTCTAACTAAAAGTTAGACTAGGTTCAGAAGCATAAGGGCTGCTTCTACAAAGTTGATAGAGTATAAAAATGCAAACCGGAGATAACAACATAAAGGGCAACAGGTGATTCTTAATTAGACGGATTGGGAATTATTTGAGGGTTCAAAATGGCCACAGACCTGGCTGTCATGTGCACTACACTTACTCCACTAGAATTTAATTTCCGAAGAGAGCTTCTAAGCCAAGTTCCACAGCCTCGTTTTAGGATGTTGCTTAGCATTACTTGAGAGTTTTTACATGCATTAAGGTCAGAGCCAATGGTCTACGCTGTACAAAAAACCAAAAGACCCCCTAATGCATGTCTACCCTGTGTTTCTCCATTTGGAAACATTAGTTTATCTATGGGTCTTCATTTTTCAAGCTAATGTTAATTTCCCTTTAgtaatttatctttataattgCCTTTTAAAACAATACGGCAATCCTCCAGCTGAGTATAATTTGAAACAATACAAATTGTTCAACTAACAATTCAACTTCAGGTCTACGATGTGATGAAAAATGTTGAATTTGATCTTGTTCGAGCCGTTTTAAAAGGGTTTCACCACATCAAACAGTTATACGTATGTACATACAGACATAACATACATAAATAATGTACATACACGCATATAAAATTTTACAGAAAGAGAAGGAAAACCTGCTAATTTTTTCAAGCTTCTAAAGACATCGAATTGTCAACTATGGACTACAAAGCTAAAGTTAATACAGAGAAAGGCATTTACCCATATGGAAGATCTCTAAAACCCGCTAATAGTTTCAACCTTCTAGAGACATTAAATTGCCAACCATGGACTACAGAGCTAAAGTTAATACAGAGAACAGAATTTACCCATATGGAAGATCTCTCGTCCACATACCTACAAACATATCAAATTACATAGAAAGAGAGGGAAAACCCACAAATATTTTCAAGCTTCTAAAGACATCGAATTATAGCTAAAGTTAATATAGAGAACGGAGTTTGCCTATATAGAagacatacatacgtacatacatacatatcaaaTAACATAGAAAGAGAGGGAAAACCCACTAATATTTTCAAGCTTCTAAAGACATCGAATTGTAGCTAAAATTAATATAGAGTGGCAATtgcacatgcatacatacatacacgcaTGCATGCATCAATccatacatacatccatacatatatacagccatacatgcatgcatacatccataaacacatacatccatacatgcatatatccatccatccatacatacatacatgcatatgcatacattcatagatgcatgcatccatacatgcatacatccatccatacatgcatgcatacatacacacatccatgcatgcatacatacatacatgcacatacatacatccatgcatgcattcatacatgcatgcatgcatacatgtgtgCATTTACATACATCCAtccatgcatatacatacatacatacatacatacatgcatgcatgcatgcatgtacatacatccatacatgcatatacatccatgcatacatgcatgcatgcatacatccatacatgcaaacatacatccatacatgcatgcatgcatacatacatacatacatgcacatacatacatgcatgcatacagatAGACAAATGGAAACACCTTCATAcagacacacatatacatacatgcatacatacacagacatacatacatacatacatacatacaaacgcaCACACATTGACacgtacatgcatacatacagacGGACAGACAGACGTACACACATAGATATCAAATTACACAGAAAGAGAGGGAAAACCAGCTAATATTTTCAAGCTTCCAAAGACATTGAATTGTCAACTATGGACCATAGAGCTAAAGTTAACACAAAGAACAACGTTTACCCATACGGAAGATCTCTCGTTCCCATTGCAGACTTGTACGATGGGTCATCCAACTCTGGAATGTAGggaggtctttccttcatcaaaaTATCCTTGTATTCGGGATTGGTGCTCGGCCAAAACCACACAATCTTGTTCTGCTCGACACAGGGATAAACAGCTGCACATGCCTCTTTGAACGTTTGAACCTGTGGAGTTGTACTAACTCAATAAAACTAAAGCAAACATCTTATGcacaattattattatttttttttttaaacttagaTGAAAAATGCGATCATTTCTACATTAAGCATTTCATTCAATTCAAATTGTTCACTAACGAATTGGATAAGCAAAGCAAGAAAAGATTTGATACAGATACTATCGGAAGCGTTACCGGAGGGCCGTTTGGCGGCGCCTGGGGGATGTGCTTGCAGCTGCCGGCGCCGTCGAAGCACCATCCATGATAGACGCACTGGAGGCGGCCCCAAGGGTCGACTTGGCCCTCGGAGAGCGGAGCGAGGCGATGGGGGCACCGGTCGTCGAACACCTGCCACCGGCCCTCCTGCCGGTCCCACCAGATCACCACATCGTGGCCCATCGCCGTCTTGGCGTTGGGGGCCCGCTTGTCGAGGTCGATGACCAGGGCGAGCGGGTACCACTGGGCGAACCAGTCGAATTTCTCGTCGCCGGGGAGATCGGTGGTGGTTGTGGCGGGGGAGGAGGAGAGCTGGGTGTTGAGTCTGGTGGTTTTGGTTGGAGAGAAGACGTGGTGATGGGTTTTTTTGGAGTGGTGGTTGTGACGGTGGTGGTAGTGGAAAGGAAGAGAAGGGAGGGGGACTGGGCGTTTGGAGGGGAGGGGTGAGAGGTGGAAGGGACGGGAGGAGGTGAGGGAGATAAGAGCTTGCATGGGAATGATGTGGGCAGGCGATGGAAGAAGGGAGAAAAGGAGGAGCTGTGCTGATAGAGGTGAGGTAGAAGGGAAAGGGGGAGTTTCTACTTCCCGGGCAGGTGGAGGTTGCGCCATCAATCATATGTCAGAGTtggagattttaattttttttattaaacagTGAAGTCTAATTACTGGTCGGGATGGTTGGAGGTAGAATAGtttttaattataatatatttgacATGGGATGACCCATTCAAAATTTAGGATGATATAAACGaggataataaaattatcattttaattgtatcatgataattttatatgataataattttaaattatttatattttttaaattattttttaatctagtaATATGATATTCATCTTTGAGATCgagaattcaaattatttttagaCAATAATTTTGGACTGAAATatgaagataaaaatattttttaatctactaaaaaaattgatatattaatataccattaatatattatatcaatattatatataatattatattatatttaatatttaatatcatatttatgatatatattatatgataatatattattaagtatattattatcatattatgattcaatgataattttaaattagaataaaaatattttattatattttatatttatataataaaatatttcatatattatttcaatttatcttatttttttgatcaaaataaatatttatattaataaataatatattaaaatataaataaaaatattaattatataataataattaatatatttttataaaattaataatttatataattaataaatattaattattaatatattaataaatattaattattaatatattaataaatatactaatattttattaataatatattatatatgattaataaatatatttttataaatatattatagataattttggtattgtatAATTAGTGATCTTGGAAttctataaaatatcaaaagtgtTATTCATGGATACTCAGAATCTTTAATCACTAGACCATGGTCTACTAAATAtcatgatcttagattattagtgATTATATCACtataagatttagatctcatgatTTTGAATCATCATGATAATCTCATTTGAATCATCAAatgatatcttaaaaattttattttttttatatgtgcaAATCTAATCCATACAACTTTTCTATCattgctctctctccctctctcatctCTCCCCTTCTCTTTCTCACCCCccatcctccctctctctctccgtcTCTCCattatttcttttatatttttcatattttatacttttttaactaaatagacaCCATATTCTTAATTTGGCTTGTGCAGTAATATGCATCAAGAATTTATTTCGTCATACAATTAGATCTTTTCATCAAGAACTTATTTCATTTACGAATGAATCTTCTCCCACTAAAGTAATATTTTTTGTAAAGTTAATATTTGgatatataatatttgaaaaaataaattttacatatttgattgataataaaaaaatgatatattttaGAATGACTTATATTTAgttgaatatttatttttaaaaaaaaattatataaaatatctactaTATCTTTAATAAAGAAAAAGATCTTATCCCATTCTACCTAG
Protein-coding regions in this window:
- the LOC105054709 gene encoding protochlorophyllide-dependent translocon component 52, chloroplastic, coding for MQALISLTSSRPFHLSPLPSKRPVPLPSLPFHYHHRHNHHSKKTHHHVFSPTKTTRLNTQLSSSPATTTTDLPGDEKFDWFAQWYPLALVIDLDKRAPNAKTAMGHDVVIWWDRQEGRWQVFDDRCPHRLAPLSEGQVDPWGRLQCVYHGWCFDGAGSCKHIPQAPPNGPPVQTFKEACAAVYPCVEQNKIVWFWPSTNPEYKDILMKERPPYIPELDDPSYKSAMGTRDLPYGYEVLMENLMDPAHVPYAHHGIIRLPKREVPGRAKADREGGFPIEITIETLNITGFLAKQGLGYPKFVAPCIFYAMPPSNDGSVSALNIQEVSSTKSQPKQRRHLLIFMCIPVSPGRSRLIWVFLRNFNDRVEQLFPRWMNHVVMNLILDSDLYLLHVEEHKIAKVGPSNWQKACFVPTKSDTLVVAFRNWLRKYSNNQVDWGTLSTGYLPPTATKEQLMDRYWSHVVQCSSCRVALKGLRIFEVFLQVISIAFIAIVAAAKQGLMSNITRIAFASTAVLCFLASRWLSHFIYKNFYFHGYNHAFK